A window from Pseudomonas campi encodes these proteins:
- a CDS encoding AAA family ATPase, with translation MLHTLAVGNYRSINNLVMPLSRLNLITGTNGSGKSNLYRALRLLAETAQGGVVNALARDGGLESTIWAGPETISRRMRNGEVPIQGGPRREVVRLRLGFASEDFSYAISLGLPEPSSSAFSLDPEIKRECIWAGPCYRPAALLVDREGPMVRQRESRDWQVLAQHLPSYDSLFDQIGNDPGCPEVFQLRETIRRWRFYDHFRTDAEAPARQPQLGTRTPVLHHDGRDLAAALQTIREIGDRQALEQAIADAFPGSELSIEFQPGGRFSVALRQEGLLRSLSAAELSDGTLRYLLLVAALLTPRPPSLMVLNEPETSLHPDLLPALGRLIIEASRHTQVWVVSHASRLIATLEQHPECNSIVLDKSFGQTAIQGQSLLNEPAWHWPD, from the coding sequence ATGCTGCATACCCTCGCCGTCGGCAACTACCGCTCCATCAACAATCTGGTGATGCCACTGAGCCGGCTCAATCTGATCACCGGCACCAATGGCAGTGGCAAGTCCAACCTCTACCGCGCCCTACGCCTGCTGGCCGAAACGGCCCAAGGTGGTGTAGTCAATGCTTTGGCTCGGGACGGCGGATTGGAGTCGACTATCTGGGCGGGGCCGGAGACGATCAGCCGGCGCATGCGCAACGGCGAAGTGCCGATCCAGGGTGGTCCGCGCCGAGAGGTGGTACGCCTGCGCCTGGGTTTCGCCAGTGAGGACTTCAGCTACGCCATTTCCCTAGGCCTGCCCGAGCCGTCGAGCTCGGCCTTCTCCCTCGACCCGGAGATCAAACGCGAATGCATCTGGGCTGGCCCCTGCTATCGCCCGGCCGCACTCTTGGTCGATCGCGAAGGCCCGATGGTGCGCCAGCGTGAGAGCCGCGACTGGCAGGTTCTGGCCCAGCACCTGCCCAGCTACGACAGCTTGTTCGATCAGATTGGCAACGACCCGGGTTGCCCGGAGGTGTTCCAACTGCGCGAGACCATCCGCCGCTGGCGCTTCTACGATCACTTTCGCACCGACGCCGAGGCACCAGCCCGCCAGCCGCAACTGGGCACCCGCACGCCGGTGCTGCACCACGACGGGCGCGACCTGGCCGCCGCGCTGCAGACCATCCGCGAGATCGGCGATCGCCAAGCCCTGGAACAGGCCATCGCCGACGCCTTCCCCGGTTCCGAGCTGAGCATCGAATTCCAGCCCGGCGGGCGCTTCAGCGTCGCCCTGCGCCAGGAAGGCCTGCTGCGCTCGCTGTCGGCAGCAGAGCTGTCCGACGGCACCCTGCGCTACCTGCTGCTGGTGGCTGCTCTGCTCACCCCCAGACCGCCTTCGCTGATGGTGCTCAACGAGCCGGAAACCAGCCTGCACCCGGATCTGCTGCCGGCGCTCGGGCGGCTGATCATCGAGGCCTCGCGACATACCCAGGTGTGGGTGGTGTCCCACGCCAGTCGGCTGATCGCCACACTGGAACAACACCCGGAATGCAACTCCATCGTCCTCGACAAAAGCTTCGGGCAGACCGCCATCCAGGGCCAGAGCCTGCTCAATGAACCCGCCTGGCACTGGCCGGATTAG
- a CDS encoding SDR family oxidoreductase, which produces MSQPVVLITGCSSGIGRALADAFHGAGYQVWACARKAADLSTLSAAGFVAVQLDVNDAQAVQQAATRLQQEAGRLDVLINNAGYGAMGPLLDGGAEGMRQQFETNVFSLVELTRACFPLLRASRGLVVNIGSISSVLVTPFAGTYCASKAAVHALSDALRMELAPFAIEVMEVQPGAIASSFGNNASQAAEQLLNDSSPWWPLRDGIRARANASQDKPTPASEFAADLLTAVQRPKRPALLRLGNGCRSLPLLAFLLPRTLLQAVLKKRFGLNQKLV; this is translated from the coding sequence ATGAGCCAGCCAGTGGTACTGATCACCGGATGTTCCAGCGGCATTGGCCGCGCCCTGGCCGACGCCTTCCACGGCGCCGGTTACCAGGTCTGGGCCTGCGCGCGCAAAGCCGCTGACCTCAGCACGTTGAGCGCGGCCGGTTTCGTCGCGGTACAGCTGGACGTCAACGATGCCCAGGCCGTGCAACAGGCGGCCACGCGCCTGCAACAGGAAGCTGGACGCCTCGACGTGCTGATCAACAATGCCGGCTACGGCGCCATGGGCCCGCTGCTCGATGGCGGCGCCGAGGGCATGCGCCAGCAGTTCGAGACCAACGTGTTCAGCCTGGTCGAGCTGACCCGCGCCTGTTTCCCGCTGCTGCGCGCCAGCCGGGGTCTGGTGGTGAATATCGGCAGCATCTCCAGCGTGCTGGTGACCCCGTTCGCCGGCACCTACTGCGCTTCCAAGGCGGCCGTGCATGCGCTGTCCGATGCCCTGCGCATGGAACTGGCGCCGTTCGCCATCGAGGTCATGGAAGTGCAGCCGGGCGCCATCGCTTCGAGCTTCGGCAACAACGCCAGCCAGGCGGCGGAACAGCTGCTCAACGACAGCTCACCCTGGTGGCCGCTGCGTGACGGTATCCGCGCCCGCGCCAATGCCTCCCAGGACAAACCAACCCCGGCCAGCGAGTTCGCCGCCGACCTGCTGACCGCAGTACAACGGCCCAAGCGCCCGGCCCTGCTGCGCCTGGGCAACGGCTGCCGCAGCCTGCCCTTGCTCGCCTTCCTGCTGCCGCGCACACTCCTGCAGGCCGTGCTGAAGAAACGCTTCGGCCTCAATCAGAAGCTTGTCTGA
- the yaaA gene encoding peroxide stress protein YaaA — protein MLMVISPAKTLDYETPPVIGRFTQPAHLDHAQELIGQLRELSPQQIGELMHLSDKLAALNVARYGSWQRPFNPSNAKQALLAFKGDVYTGLNAEDFAEADFDFAQTHLRMLSGLYGVLRPLDLMQPYRLEMGTKLANPRGNNLYDFWGEQISAWLNQALAEQGDDVLLNLASNEYFGAVKRKALNARIIDTEFKDLKNGQYKIISFYAKKARGLMARYVIKERLRDPAGLKDFSYAGYRYSAEQSKPDSLVFLRDQPAE, from the coding sequence ATGCTGATGGTGATTTCCCCCGCCAAGACCCTGGACTACGAGACGCCGCCGGTTATCGGCCGTTTCACCCAGCCCGCGCACCTGGACCATGCCCAGGAGCTGATTGGCCAATTGCGCGAACTGAGCCCGCAGCAGATCGGCGAACTGATGCACCTGTCGGACAAGCTCGCCGCCCTCAATGTCGCCCGCTACGGCAGCTGGCAGCGGCCATTCAACCCGTCCAACGCCAAACAGGCCCTGCTCGCCTTCAAGGGCGATGTGTACACCGGGCTGAATGCCGAAGACTTCGCCGAGGCTGACTTCGACTTCGCCCAGACCCACCTGCGCATGCTCTCCGGCCTGTACGGCGTGCTGCGCCCGCTCGACCTGATGCAGCCCTACCGCCTGGAAATGGGCACCAAGCTGGCCAACCCGCGCGGCAACAACCTCTACGATTTCTGGGGCGAGCAGATCAGCGCCTGGCTCAATCAAGCCCTGGCCGAACAGGGCGACGACGTGCTGCTCAACCTGGCGTCCAACGAGTACTTCGGCGCGGTCAAACGCAAGGCCCTGAATGCGCGAATCATCGACACCGAGTTCAAGGACCTGAAGAACGGCCAGTACAAGATCATCAGCTTCTACGCCAAGAAGGCCCGCGGCCTGATGGCGCGTTACGTGATCAAGGAGCGCCTGCGCGACCCAGCTGGCCTGAAAGACTTCAGCTATGCCGGCTACCGCTACAGCGCCGAGCAGTCCAAGCCGGACAGCCTGGTATTCCTGCGCGACCAGCCGGCGGAATAA
- a CDS encoding tetratricopeptide repeat protein, translating to MSFLPRAIASLLFASTAALVQAEQLPIEVLSAVVKDQRIADAEVLVQKNGAQSVVGKTNAQGQVSLTTAFPDDAASLLIIKKAGYSNLVAKCPCKGMTYAISPVMQSLDGMRVVLSWGQAPADLDSHIAYPGNHIFFMEKEGDEANLDVDDTDSYGPETITLQKKRFGETYVYAVHDFINSGNPSANALSASQAKVFVYVGQSLVRTYYVPQGQRGNLWTVFRVTGNGDFQDINQVQGISGESATIGGILQPLQNEGQSIASLTATQAAQGDAQALNRQGETAYHAGQLDQAIDFYREAIELDANYGQAYGNLGLAYQKAGRTAEAIWANRKAIALASGASAATVRAGSYYNIARIYEAAEQFDDALRHYHLAKEQKANPVYDKAILRVQDRH from the coding sequence GTGAGTTTTCTCCCTCGCGCCATCGCATCCCTGCTGTTCGCATCCACCGCTGCCCTGGTCCAGGCCGAGCAGCTGCCCATCGAAGTGCTCAGCGCCGTGGTCAAGGACCAGCGCATCGCCGACGCCGAAGTGCTGGTGCAGAAGAACGGCGCGCAGAGCGTGGTCGGCAAGACCAACGCCCAGGGCCAGGTTAGCCTGACCACGGCCTTCCCTGATGACGCCGCCAGCCTGCTGATCATCAAGAAAGCCGGCTACTCCAATCTGGTCGCCAAGTGCCCGTGCAAAGGCATGACCTACGCCATCAGTCCGGTGATGCAGAGCCTCGACGGCATGCGCGTGGTGCTCAGCTGGGGGCAGGCCCCGGCCGACCTCGACTCGCACATCGCCTATCCGGGTAATCACATCTTCTTCATGGAGAAGGAGGGCGACGAGGCCAACCTGGATGTCGACGACACCGACAGCTACGGCCCGGAAACCATCACCCTGCAGAAGAAGCGCTTCGGCGAGACCTACGTGTATGCCGTGCATGACTTCATCAACAGCGGCAACCCGTCGGCCAATGCCCTGAGCGCCAGCCAGGCCAAGGTGTTCGTCTATGTCGGCCAGTCGCTGGTACGCACCTACTACGTGCCGCAGGGCCAGCGCGGCAACCTGTGGACGGTGTTCCGCGTCACCGGTAACGGCGACTTCCAGGACATCAACCAAGTGCAGGGTATCAGCGGCGAAAGTGCCACCATCGGCGGCATCCTCCAGCCGCTGCAGAACGAAGGCCAGAGCATTGCCAGCCTGACTGCCACACAAGCCGCCCAGGGCGATGCCCAGGCACTCAACCGCCAGGGCGAGACGGCCTACCATGCCGGCCAGCTGGACCAGGCCATCGACTTCTACCGCGAAGCCATCGAGCTGGACGCCAACTACGGCCAGGCCTACGGCAACCTCGGCCTGGCCTACCAGAAGGCCGGGCGCACCGCCGAAGCGATCTGGGCCAACCGCAAGGCCATCGCCCTGGCCAGCGGCGCCAGCGCGGCCACCGTACGGGCCGGTTCCTACTACAACATCGCGCGGATCTACGAGGCGGCCGAGCAGTTCGACGACGCCCTGCGTCACTACCACCTGGCCAAGGAACAGAAGGCCAACCCGGTGTACGACAAGGCCATCCTGCGCGTGCAGGATCGTCACTGA
- a CDS encoding polysaccharide deacetylase family protein — translation MRIRTLLFSLGLLAGSVQAAGPASFATLDRGSWPEPLHSQAAFDSASRAEILTFAQALQASEGIDETAWKTRLGLKSANLQSIGQVRERFWQRLLENYRFARQSCTAASDFCAPVEDVAGLQEQARQLVIAPDSRYFAWAEASQRFHLGYLNEQMRLAALFPRISSEIALFSEQERNGDELADMQFLLTFDDGPTALGGHTDKLAAWLRQQGLNGTFYVLGSNLQQRLQKTTAAALNQLYAGQCVASHGWEHKSHASWADWQGSVSRTRELLQGELPALYVPLFRPPYGQRKADSQAFFANQGLQVALWQIDSQDWSSKVNAEAAGQRVLTLMLLWRRGVLLFHDIHNKAQGALPWVLQASAGVPLQWQDCRRYR, via the coding sequence ATGCGGATCAGAACCCTGTTATTCAGTCTCGGCCTGCTGGCCGGCAGCGTCCAGGCTGCCGGCCCCGCGAGCTTCGCCACCCTTGATCGCGGCAGCTGGCCCGAGCCGCTGCACAGCCAGGCCGCTTTCGATAGCGCCTCGCGCGCGGAGATTCTCACCTTCGCTCAGGCCCTGCAGGCCAGCGAAGGGATCGACGAAACCGCCTGGAAGACCCGCCTGGGTCTGAAGTCGGCCAATCTGCAGTCGATCGGCCAGGTGCGCGAACGCTTCTGGCAGCGCCTGCTGGAGAACTATCGTTTCGCTCGGCAGAGCTGCACGGCGGCCAGCGATTTCTGCGCGCCGGTCGAAGATGTCGCCGGGCTGCAGGAGCAGGCCCGGCAACTGGTGATCGCCCCAGACTCGCGCTACTTCGCCTGGGCCGAGGCCAGCCAGCGGTTCCACCTTGGCTACCTCAACGAGCAGATGCGCCTGGCCGCGCTGTTTCCGCGGATCAGCAGCGAGATCGCGCTGTTCTCCGAACAAGAACGTAACGGCGACGAACTGGCCGATATGCAGTTCCTCCTGACCTTCGACGATGGCCCCACGGCGCTCGGTGGCCACACTGACAAGTTGGCGGCCTGGCTGCGTCAGCAGGGCCTCAACGGCACCTTCTACGTGCTCGGCAGCAACCTGCAGCAGCGCCTGCAGAAGACTACGGCCGCCGCCTTGAATCAGCTGTATGCCGGCCAGTGTGTGGCTTCCCACGGCTGGGAACACAAGTCGCATGCCAGTTGGGCCGATTGGCAGGGCTCGGTGAGTCGCACCCGTGAACTGCTGCAGGGCGAACTGCCGGCGTTGTACGTGCCGCTGTTCCGTCCGCCCTATGGCCAGCGTAAGGCTGACAGCCAGGCCTTCTTCGCCAATCAGGGGCTGCAGGTGGCGCTGTGGCAGATCGACTCGCAGGACTGGAGCAGCAAGGTCAACGCCGAGGCCGCCGGCCAGCGCGTGCTGACCCTGATGCTGCTGTGGCGCCGTGGCGTGCTGCTGTTCCACGACATCCACAACAAGGCCCAAGGCGCCTTGCCCTGGGTGCTGCAGGCGAGCGCAGGGGTGCCGTTGCAGTGGCAGGATTGCCGCCGCTATCGCTGA
- a CDS encoding PhoH family protein, which yields MDDHGHNRSTLPTLYVLDTNVLIHDPNALLNFQEHHVTIPMTVLEELDKLKAGKHSVAAECRQAIRLIDQVLGEATPEEVEKGVPIQRGKSGPCGSLSILMSKRAEPLTWLPEDLNDNKIINQLVDLRSRNPGVRVVLVTKDINMRLKARACGISSEDYHTDQLVDDVNLLSRGYHNMTGSFWDRVNKVETRQGHGRTWHQVQLTDNLPAVHVNEFIIDEQGFVGWVKGIDGRTLTILDLHQEPLLHQEAWGLKPRDIYQSLALFALLDPDIHLVNLSGAAGSGKTILALAAAIEQTMVSKRYRRIIATRSVQGLDEDIGFLPGTEAEKMEPWLGAITDNLEALHMDDESTHGSVDYILQKVPLQFKSLNYIRGRSFQHSLILIDECQNLTPHQMKTIITRAGTGSKVICLGNLAQIDTPYLSATSSGLTYLTERFKDFEHGVHITLQGVPRSLLAEYAETHM from the coding sequence ATGGATGATCACGGACACAACCGCTCCACCCTGCCCACCCTCTATGTCCTCGACACCAACGTCCTTATCCACGATCCAAACGCGCTGCTGAACTTCCAGGAACACCACGTCACCATCCCCATGACCGTGCTCGAAGAGCTGGACAAGCTCAAGGCCGGCAAGCACTCCGTCGCCGCCGAATGTCGCCAGGCCATCCGCCTGATCGACCAGGTACTGGGCGAGGCCACTCCGGAGGAAGTGGAGAAGGGTGTACCGATCCAGCGTGGCAAGAGCGGGCCTTGCGGCAGTCTGTCGATCCTCATGAGCAAGCGGGCGGAGCCGCTGACCTGGCTGCCCGAAGACCTCAACGACAACAAGATCATCAACCAGCTGGTCGACCTGCGCAGCCGCAACCCGGGCGTGCGTGTGGTGCTGGTGACCAAAGACATCAACATGCGCCTGAAGGCGCGTGCCTGCGGCATTTCCTCGGAGGACTACCACACCGATCAGTTGGTCGACGACGTCAACCTGCTGTCGCGTGGTTACCACAACATGACGGGCTCGTTCTGGGACCGCGTGAACAAGGTCGAGACCCGCCAGGGCCACGGCCGTACCTGGCACCAGGTGCAGCTCACCGACAACCTGCCGGCCGTGCATGTCAACGAGTTCATCATCGACGAGCAGGGCTTCGTCGGCTGGGTCAAGGGCATCGACGGACGCACCCTGACCATCCTCGACCTGCACCAGGAGCCATTGCTGCACCAGGAAGCCTGGGGCCTCAAGCCGCGCGACATCTACCAGTCGCTGGCGCTGTTCGCCCTGCTCGATCCGGACATCCACCTGGTCAACCTGTCCGGCGCCGCCGGCTCGGGCAAGACCATCCTGGCGCTGGCCGCGGCCATCGAGCAGACCATGGTCAGCAAGCGCTACCGGCGCATCATCGCCACCCGCAGCGTGCAGGGCCTGGACGAGGACATCGGCTTCCTGCCGGGTACCGAGGCGGAGAAGATGGAGCCCTGGCTGGGCGCCATCACCGACAACCTGGAAGCGCTGCACATGGACGACGAAAGCACCCACGGCAGCGTCGACTACATCCTGCAGAAGGTGCCGCTGCAGTTCAAATCGCTCAACTACATCCGCGGGCGCAGTTTCCAGCACAGCCTGATCCTGATCGATGAGTGCCAGAACCTCACCCCCCACCAGATGAAGACCATCATCACCCGCGCCGGTACCGGCTCCAAGGTGATCTGCCTGGGCAACCTGGCGCAGATCGATACGCCTTACCTGTCCGCCACCAGTTCCGGTCTCACCTACCTCACCGAGCGTTTCAAGGACTTCGAGCACGGCGTACACATCACCCTGCAGGGCGTGCCGCGTTCGCTGCTGGCCGAGTACGCGGAAACCCACATGTAA
- the moaC gene encoding cyclic pyranopterin monophosphate synthase MoaC codes for MLTHLDSQGRANMVDVTDKAVTSREAVAEARVRMLPATLQMIASGGHPKGDVFAVARIAGIQAAKKTSELIPLCHPLMLTSVKVELQAEGDDCVRIQARCKLAGQTGVEMEALTAASVAALTLYDMCKAVDRGMVIESVRLLEKLGGKSGHFVAGEQA; via the coding sequence GTGCTGACCCATCTCGATTCCCAAGGCCGCGCCAACATGGTGGACGTCACCGACAAGGCGGTGACCTCCCGCGAGGCCGTGGCCGAAGCCCGCGTGCGCATGCTGCCCGCCACCCTGCAGATGATCGCCAGCGGCGGCCATCCGAAAGGCGACGTGTTTGCCGTGGCGCGTATCGCCGGCATCCAGGCGGCGAAGAAGACCTCCGAGCTGATTCCCCTGTGCCATCCGTTGATGCTGACCAGCGTCAAGGTCGAACTGCAGGCCGAGGGCGACGACTGCGTGCGCATCCAGGCGCGCTGCAAGCTGGCCGGGCAGACCGGCGTGGAGATGGAGGCACTGACCGCCGCCAGCGTCGCCGCGTTGACCCTCTATGACATGTGCAAGGCGGTGGATCGCGGCATGGTCATCGAATCGGTGCGCCTGCTGGAGAAACTGGGCGGCAAGAGTGGCCACTTCGTGGCCGGAGAGCAGGCATGA
- a CDS encoding MoaD/ThiS family protein: MIRVQYFARYREVLGIDGEQLQLAALSSLDQLREHLLSRGGVWQVLAEQNLMCARNQELCSLDSELADGDEVAFFPTVTGG; the protein is encoded by the coding sequence ATGATTCGCGTGCAGTATTTCGCCCGTTACCGCGAGGTGCTGGGCATTGATGGCGAGCAGTTGCAGCTCGCCGCGCTGAGTAGCCTCGATCAGCTGCGCGAGCACCTGCTCAGTCGGGGCGGCGTATGGCAGGTGCTGGCCGAACAGAACCTGATGTGCGCGCGTAACCAGGAGCTGTGCAGCCTGGACAGCGAGCTGGCCGATGGCGATGAAGTGGCCTTCTTCCCCACAGTGACTGGGGGCTAG
- the moaE gene encoding molybdopterin synthase catalytic subunit MoaE, translated as MSVRVEPNAFDPGAELNALHAAQLGIGAVVGFVGYVRDFNDGQDVRGMFLEHYPGMTEKALQKIVVEAEQRWPLLRVEIVHRVGQLPPGEPIVFVGTASAHRQAAFDACNFIMDYLKTRAPFWKKEDTPEGARWVEGRSSDQDAAGRWAKS; from the coding sequence ATGAGCGTGCGCGTCGAACCTAATGCCTTTGACCCCGGTGCCGAGCTGAACGCCCTGCATGCGGCGCAGCTGGGCATTGGTGCAGTGGTCGGTTTCGTCGGCTACGTGCGCGACTTCAATGACGGCCAGGACGTGCGCGGTATGTTCCTCGAACACTACCCAGGCATGACCGAGAAGGCCCTGCAGAAAATCGTGGTGGAAGCCGAGCAGCGCTGGCCGCTGCTACGCGTAGAGATCGTCCACCGCGTCGGCCAGTTGCCGCCGGGCGAGCCGATCGTCTTCGTCGGCACCGCCAGTGCCCACCGCCAGGCGGCGTTCGACGCCTGCAACTTCATCATGGATTACCTCAAGACCCGCGCGCCGTTCTGGAAGAAGGAAGACACGCCAGAAGGTGCGCGCTGGGTGGAAGGGCGTAGCAGCGACCAGGACGCGGCTGGGCGCTGGGCCAAGTCCTGA
- a CDS encoding ABC transporter substrate-binding protein: MKKLVLLGSLALSLMASSLFAADKPLRLGIEAAYPPFAFKTAEGQLAGFDVEIGGALCAEMKVECQWVEQEFDGLIPSLKVKKVDAVLSSMTITDERRKSVDFTGKYYYSPARLAMKAGTEISADFSSLNGKRIAVQRATTTDRFATEVLAPKGVEVVRYSSQNEIYLDMVSGRVDGTLADAIPVDEGFLKTEQGKGFAFVGPAFTDPTYFGEGAGIAVRKGDQALLDKLNAAILAIRANGEYQKIQSKYFSFDIYGD, from the coding sequence ATGAAGAAACTCGTCCTGTTGGGCAGCCTTGCCCTGAGCCTGATGGCATCCAGCCTGTTCGCCGCCGACAAGCCCCTGCGCCTGGGTATCGAGGCGGCCTACCCACCTTTCGCCTTCAAGACCGCCGAGGGTCAGCTGGCGGGCTTCGACGTGGAAATCGGCGGCGCTCTGTGCGCCGAGATGAAGGTCGAGTGCCAGTGGGTCGAGCAGGAGTTCGATGGCCTGATCCCCTCGCTGAAAGTGAAGAAGGTCGACGCCGTGCTGTCGTCCATGACCATCACCGACGAGCGCCGCAAGTCGGTGGATTTCACCGGCAAGTACTACTACAGCCCGGCGCGCCTGGCGATGAAGGCTGGCACTGAGATCAGCGCCGACTTCAGCAGCCTCAACGGCAAGCGCATCGCCGTGCAGCGGGCTACCACCACCGACCGTTTCGCCACTGAGGTGCTGGCGCCCAAGGGTGTGGAAGTGGTGCGTTACAGCTCGCAGAACGAGATCTACCTGGACATGGTTTCCGGTCGCGTCGACGGCACCCTGGCCGATGCCATTCCGGTGGATGAAGGCTTCCTCAAGACCGAGCAGGGCAAGGGCTTTGCCTTCGTCGGCCCGGCGTTTACCGACCCGACCTACTTCGGCGAAGGCGCCGGCATCGCCGTGCGCAAGGGCGACCAGGCCCTGCTCGACAAGCTGAATGCGGCGATCCTGGCGATCCGCGCCAATGGTGAGTACCAGAAGATCCAGAGCAAGTACTTCAGCTTCGATATCTACGGCGATTGA